Genomic window (Pectinophora gossypiella chromosome 5, ilPecGoss1.1, whole genome shotgun sequence):
gcTACATCAAggcagatatatatatatatctgtaTACCGACCAGCTCATTTGTTTATATTTCActactctctctctccttggcatttattattcccatctgatggtggggtctgccttcttcgtacttctcttccacttcgctctatcggacgtgtcgttctcggagacattgcacatacacaggtcctttttgaccacatccgcccatcttgtttttggccgtcctcttggtctaagccctggtatgtttagattggctgtaacgttacccacataatctggaggtcttctttttacgtgcccaaaccaacggagcctgctctcttgtagcttttcggagatgtcgcgtacgccgagactgccgcgcacgtattcgttacggattTTGTCGAGCATCGTCACTCCGCACATCCACCTAAGCATTTTCATCTC
Coding sequences:
- the LOC126367217 gene encoding uncharacterized protein LOC126367217, whose product is MVYNDPSSINNPLIIDGQQVTRCDEYKYLGTMLHSSGNLDTNIQHRIAAAWLKWREVTGVTCDKRMPVKLKGLVYKSMIRPVLTFGSETWAVTQRQVQTIQVAEMKMLRWMCGVTMLDKIRNEYVRGSLGVRDISEKLQESRLRWFGHVKRRPPDYVGNVTANLNIPGLRPRGRPKTRWADVVKKDLCMCNVSENDTSDRAKWKRSTKKADPTIRWE